A region from the Lysobacter sp. BMK333-48F3 genome encodes:
- a CDS encoding ATP-binding protein yields the protein MTPASLLSAWDVQRARIGHWLAHHSPENSNVLMLRAILAATLAAAVAMAVASWPRAPGGPSVSDEFLGASAVALYASACLYLSTQGRYRLSSALAVAGGLLLVGLSYRTYGLRAQSELQMHHLFPMLLACLLLGRQGLWWALAGNLLALALGAWVDIGRDESPLSRSATVSGLALPAMHLLVLAAILDRLIASSQRAIRRGEELRALCRELEQLVEQKELAYARLMHIQRMEAMGRLSAGVAHDFNHVLSVIIGLSTSRSRRSDAIEAILPDIRRAAQHGATLTRRLLNFSRAGERQVAAFDLCGTIEQARPLLLSMLQGEVSANIVIPESEALVLADRDEFVLALLNLAGNASDALQGKGEFLLSVEIEREHAVLRMEDSGIGMAPEVMERVFEPFFTTKPRERGTGMGMAMVHRFVTDCAGTIAIDSRPSAGTRIRISLPLAGSQRPPNDSAGGTE from the coding sequence ATGACTCCCGCATCCCTCCTCAGCGCCTGGGACGTCCAGCGCGCCCGGATCGGCCACTGGCTGGCGCACCACTCGCCCGAAAACAGCAACGTCTTGATGCTGAGGGCGATCCTGGCGGCGACCCTGGCGGCCGCGGTGGCGATGGCCGTCGCATCGTGGCCCCGAGCGCCGGGTGGGCCGTCGGTGTCCGACGAATTCCTCGGCGCATCGGCCGTGGCCCTGTACGCATCGGCGTGCCTGTATCTCTCGACCCAGGGCCGCTACCGACTGTCCTCCGCCCTGGCCGTGGCGGGAGGGCTGCTCCTGGTCGGCTTGAGCTATCGGACCTATGGATTGCGCGCGCAATCGGAACTGCAGATGCATCATCTGTTTCCGATGCTGCTGGCCTGCCTGCTGTTGGGCCGGCAAGGGCTCTGGTGGGCCCTGGCCGGAAACCTCCTCGCCCTGGCGCTGGGAGCCTGGGTCGATATCGGCCGCGACGAAAGCCCGTTGAGCCGGTCCGCGACCGTGTCCGGCCTCGCGCTGCCGGCCATGCATCTGCTGGTTCTGGCCGCGATCCTGGACCGGCTGATCGCTTCCTCCCAACGCGCGATCCGCCGCGGCGAGGAACTGCGCGCCCTGTGCCGGGAACTCGAACAACTGGTCGAGCAGAAAGAGCTCGCCTACGCCCGGCTGATGCACATCCAGCGCATGGAGGCGATGGGGCGGCTTTCCGCCGGCGTCGCGCACGATTTCAATCACGTGCTGAGCGTGATCATCGGCCTGTCCACTTCGCGATCGCGACGCAGCGATGCGATCGAGGCCATATTGCCCGACATCCGGCGCGCGGCGCAGCATGGCGCCACGCTGACGCGCCGCCTGTTGAACTTCAGCCGGGCCGGCGAACGGCAGGTAGCCGCATTCGACCTTTGCGGCACGATCGAACAAGCGCGCCCCTTGCTGCTGTCCATGCTGCAGGGCGAGGTAAGCGCGAACATCGTCATCCCCGAATCCGAAGCGCTGGTGCTGGCGGACCGGGACGAGTTCGTGCTCGCCCTGCTCAATCTGGCCGGCAACGCCAGCGACGCCTTGCAGGGAAAAGGCGAATTTCTCCTGTCCGTTGAGATCGAACGGGAGCATGCGGTTCTGCGCATGGAGGACTCCGGCATCGGCATGGCGCCGGAAGTGATGGAGCGCGTATTCGAGCCGTTCTTCACCACCAAGCCGCGGGAGCGAGGCACCGGCATGGGCATGGCGATGGTGCACCGCTTCGTGACCGACTGCGCCGGCACGATCGCGATCGACAGCCGCCCCAGCGCCGGAACGCGCATCCGGATATCGCTGCCGCTGGCCGGATCGCAGCGGCCGCCGAACGACAGCGCAGGTGGGACCGAGTGA
- a CDS encoding response regulator transcription factor: MNLDVRTIASKPPAVVVVEDDRYLREELLVPELLHAGFAAIGVASALELYRVLTAQSFDLVLLDLGLPDEDGLRIAQHLRSLPAPVGIVMLTGYDSEHDRIRGLNAGADAYIAKPADMDLIVATLKNLARWAVPAAAAGAQSTGRSGGWRVDEGGWRILSPTDAEIRMTKFERQLIEALSAAAGKAVSREDLIARLAENVYDFDPHRLDMIVHRLRRKCLQRSGQEFPLLSVRNVGYVLAW; the protein is encoded by the coding sequence ATGAATCTCGACGTTCGGACCATCGCCAGCAAGCCGCCTGCCGTCGTGGTCGTGGAGGACGACCGCTATCTGCGCGAAGAACTGCTGGTGCCGGAGTTGCTCCACGCCGGATTCGCCGCGATCGGCGTGGCCAGCGCGCTGGAGCTGTACCGGGTGTTGACGGCGCAGTCCTTCGATCTTGTGCTGCTCGATCTGGGCTTGCCGGATGAAGACGGCTTGCGCATCGCTCAGCATCTGCGCAGCTTGCCCGCACCAGTGGGCATCGTCATGCTGACCGGCTACGACAGCGAGCACGACCGGATCAGGGGGCTGAACGCCGGCGCCGACGCCTATATCGCCAAACCCGCGGACATGGACCTGATCGTGGCGACGCTGAAGAATCTGGCGCGCTGGGCGGTGCCTGCGGCGGCAGCCGGCGCGCAAAGCACGGGCAGAAGCGGCGGATGGCGGGTGGACGAAGGGGGCTGGCGAATCCTGTCGCCCACCGACGCAGAAATCCGGATGACCAAATTCGAGCGGCAACTGATCGAGGCCTTGTCCGCGGCCGCCGGCAAGGCCGTTTCGCGGGAAGACTTGATCGCGCGTCTGGCCGAGAACGTATACGACTTCGATCCGCACCGGCTGGACATGATCGTGCATCGGCTGCGCAGGAAGTGCCTGCAGCGCAGCGGCCAGGAGTTTCCGCTGTTGTCGGTACGCAATGTCGGTTACGTCCTGGCGTGGTAG
- a CDS encoding two-component regulator propeller domain-containing protein, with the protein MNAADGIVIGEAPGSRKPARRQALSSLASAASVFWDGGCGSATLRPSIDPGHGRRLSRRHRIVALLSCLLWFFAAAAGARSGLEHRLGVAKFTTEEGLPQAGINAIIQARDGYLWVGTFGGLARFDGTAFELYTRARADGRKDAAPASDRILALLEDDRGRLWVGTADAGLSVRERERFRHLALCGGGCRINAIAQGPDGRVWVASSDGIAVFDRAAGQPRWIARSRSTGEFMRLAIDDAGRVHAGGTNGLYLVRADGLVPIALPGREARVQLLERDGSGLLVGSEQRLYRFDPVRRAWRTLAPEAAMYAARDADGRWWLSLASRQVVRETEDGAWRIVPELSGLGIAHLFRDADGNLWAGSRNSGLLRMRPPLFGLLAEPALGTDMAGRAVVADGGDGLWLGSACGGLFHWSPRRGARPIPVEATLGSACIASLLLDSRGALWIGTAGGALGRLENGRLELAGFWPNNESVSIWERGPQDFIVAVGRTTYASTYPYPNASAPQTERFRRIAALQGTRIADVAPAAKGGIWLAGSQGVVRLNGDRIVERWTRPQGFPSRSARALHEDAAGALWVGTYGDGLYRIEQGRVFRYGAGNGLSDETVSCILEDARGRLWLGGNAGVALVPAPRKSAHRIESIRFSASDGLIPSEINGGDSVPCLRDSRGALWFALVSGFGTVDPARVPGVESARLKSHIEHVAIDGKPLRPSGRTLLLPSYSSNLEIRYTAINLGKPRDTAFRFRLTGADRGWVDAGPNRSVLYPRIPWGRFDFQVQARTGGGAWASEPDAALSIVHPRPWHQHPWVWGLIALLGLLALTIAGRGDEAPAGFKPAGVSRSPGGAAAQAAADEA; encoded by the coding sequence ATGAACGCCGCTGATGGAATCGTAATCGGGGAAGCACCGGGCAGCCGGAAACCGGCGCGGCGACAAGCACTATCCAGCCTAGCATCGGCCGCATCGGTGTTCTGGGACGGAGGCTGTGGGTCTGCGACGCTTCGGCCGTCGATCGACCCAGGACATGGCCGACGCCTGTCGCGCAGGCACCGGATCGTCGCGTTGCTGAGCTGCTTGCTGTGGTTCTTCGCGGCGGCGGCGGGCGCTCGTTCCGGGCTGGAGCACCGGCTCGGCGTGGCGAAGTTCACCACCGAGGAAGGGCTGCCCCAGGCCGGCATCAACGCGATCATCCAGGCGAGGGACGGCTATCTTTGGGTCGGCACCTTCGGCGGTCTGGCTCGTTTCGACGGAACGGCGTTCGAGCTCTACACCCGTGCGCGGGCCGATGGACGCAAGGACGCGGCGCCCGCCAGCGACCGGATACTGGCCTTGCTCGAAGACGACCGCGGACGGCTCTGGGTCGGCACTGCGGATGCCGGGCTCAGCGTTCGCGAGCGCGAACGCTTCCGCCACCTGGCCCTGTGCGGCGGCGGCTGCAGGATCAACGCGATCGCCCAGGGGCCGGACGGCCGGGTCTGGGTCGCCAGCAGCGACGGCATCGCCGTGTTCGATCGGGCCGCAGGCCAGCCCCGGTGGATCGCCAGATCGCGCAGCACCGGCGAGTTCATGCGCCTGGCCATCGACGACGCCGGCCGGGTCCATGCCGGTGGGACCAACGGACTTTACCTGGTCCGCGCCGACGGGCTGGTGCCGATCGCGCTGCCCGGGCGCGAGGCCCGCGTGCAACTGCTGGAGCGCGATGGCAGCGGCCTGTTGGTCGGAAGCGAGCAACGACTGTACCGATTCGACCCGGTCCGCCGCGCCTGGCGCACATTGGCGCCTGAGGCCGCGATGTACGCCGCCCGCGACGCCGACGGCCGCTGGTGGTTGTCGCTCGCATCCAGGCAGGTGGTGCGCGAAACCGAGGACGGCGCCTGGCGGATCGTGCCCGAACTCAGCGGGCTGGGCATCGCCCACCTGTTCCGCGACGCCGATGGCAACCTGTGGGCGGGCAGCCGCAACAGCGGACTGTTGCGCATGCGTCCGCCGCTGTTCGGGTTGCTCGCAGAACCCGCGCTGGGCACGGACATGGCGGGGCGCGCCGTCGTCGCCGACGGCGGCGACGGCCTGTGGCTGGGTTCGGCCTGCGGCGGCCTGTTCCATTGGAGCCCTCGCCGCGGCGCCCGTCCGATTCCGGTCGAGGCGACCTTGGGCAGCGCATGCATCGCCAGCCTGCTGCTCGACAGCCGCGGCGCGCTCTGGATCGGTACCGCCGGCGGCGCGCTGGGCCGGCTCGAGAACGGCCGCCTGGAGTTGGCCGGGTTCTGGCCGAACAACGAGTCGGTATCGATCTGGGAACGAGGGCCGCAGGATTTCATCGTGGCCGTCGGCAGGACCACATACGCGTCTACTTACCCGTACCCGAACGCTTCCGCGCCGCAGACCGAACGCTTTCGCCGCATCGCCGCCTTGCAGGGAACGCGCATCGCCGACGTGGCGCCAGCGGCGAAGGGCGGGATCTGGCTCGCCGGCAGCCAGGGCGTCGTACGCTTGAACGGCGACCGGATCGTGGAGCGATGGACGCGGCCCCAGGGGTTTCCTTCGCGATCCGCACGAGCCTTGCACGAGGACGCGGCGGGCGCGCTGTGGGTCGGCACGTACGGCGACGGTCTGTATCGGATCGAACAGGGCAGGGTATTCCGCTACGGCGCCGGCAACGGCCTCTCGGACGAGACCGTCTCCTGCATCCTGGAAGACGCGCGCGGGCGATTGTGGTTGGGCGGAAACGCAGGCGTGGCCCTGGTTCCGGCGCCGCGCAAAAGCGCGCACCGCATCGAATCGATCCGGTTTTCGGCCAGCGACGGATTGATCCCGAGCGAGATCAACGGCGGCGACTCCGTTCCCTGCCTTCGCGACAGTCGCGGCGCCTTGTGGTTCGCCCTGGTGTCCGGCTTCGGCACGGTCGACCCGGCGAGGGTGCCGGGGGTCGAGTCCGCGCGCCTGAAATCGCATATCGAGCATGTCGCGATCGACGGAAAACCGCTGCGCCCGAGCGGCAGAACGCTGCTGCTGCCCTCGTATTCGAGCAATCTGGAAATCCGTTACACCGCGATCAACCTGGGCAAGCCGCGCGATACCGCGTTCCGGTTCCGCCTGACCGGCGCGGACCGCGGATGGGTGGACGCCGGGCCGAACCGTAGCGTCCTGTATCCGCGCATTCCCTGGGGCCGGTTCGATTTCCAGGTGCAGGCGCGCACCGGCGGAGGGGCATGGGCGAGCGAGCCCGACGCGGCATTGAGCATCGTTCATCCTCGCCCCTGGCATCAGCATCCCTGGGTGTGGGGGCTGATCGCATTGTTGGGGCTGTTGGCGTTGACCATCGCCGGGCGCGGCGACGAAGCGCCCGCCGGCTTCAAACCGGCGGGCGTATCGCGCTCCCCGGGGGGCGCGGCGGCGCAAGCAGCGGCGGACGAGGCCTAG
- a CDS encoding MBL fold metallo-hydrolase, whose translation MHRNRVSILIAAVLGGALLGACSRPPPAATDEPAPAAATAAAPAPAAADTGAFAFRIGALEAYALKDGDIDVANDGKTFAIGEPAEQVAALLSAAGQPTDVLHLSIQPLLVRSGARVLLFDTGAAGVSFAQAGRLPASLRAAGVEPAQVTDIFISHGHPDHVGGLRTGEGGLAFANATIHLSRPEWEALKGDPGNAALVAAIAPKVQAFEPNAAIVPGLVAAVAVDGHTPGHSAYEIVSGNERLLYLGDTAHHHVISVQRPEWTVDYDRDAPLAEASRRALLQRAAEQDLHVYAVHFPFPGLGRIKREGDGFAWVADR comes from the coding sequence ATGCATCGCAATCGCGTTTCCATCCTGATCGCCGCCGTGCTGGGCGGCGCTCTGCTGGGCGCCTGCTCGCGCCCGCCGCCTGCCGCCACCGACGAACCCGCGCCGGCGGCAGCGACCGCTGCGGCGCCCGCGCCGGCTGCTGCCGATACCGGCGCATTCGCGTTCCGGATCGGCGCACTCGAGGCTTACGCGCTGAAGGACGGCGACATCGACGTCGCCAACGACGGCAAGACCTTCGCCATCGGCGAGCCGGCCGAACAGGTCGCGGCCTTGCTGAGCGCGGCCGGTCAGCCGACCGACGTGCTGCACCTGAGCATCCAGCCCTTGCTGGTGCGCAGCGGCGCCCGGGTCCTGCTGTTCGACACCGGCGCCGCCGGCGTTTCCTTCGCCCAGGCCGGTCGCTTGCCGGCCTCCCTGCGCGCCGCCGGCGTCGAGCCGGCGCAGGTCACCGACATCTTCATCTCGCACGGACACCCGGACCACGTCGGCGGCCTGCGCACGGGCGAGGGCGGCCTGGCCTTCGCCAACGCGACCATCCATCTGTCCAGGCCCGAATGGGAGGCGCTGAAGGGCGACCCCGGCAACGCCGCCCTGGTGGCCGCGATCGCGCCCAAGGTCCAGGCCTTCGAGCCGAATGCGGCGATCGTTCCCGGCTTGGTCGCCGCGGTCGCTGTCGACGGCCATACGCCCGGCCACAGCGCGTACGAGATCGTTTCCGGCAACGAACGCCTGTTGTACCTGGGCGATACCGCGCACCATCACGTGATCTCGGTGCAGCGCCCGGAATGGACGGTGGACTACGACCGCGACGCGCCGTTGGCCGAAGCCAGCCGGCGCGCCCTGCTGCAGCGCGCCGCCGAGCAGGATCTGCACGTGTACGCCGTGCACTTTCCGTTCCCGGGCCTGGGGCGGATCAAGCGCGAAGGCGACGGCTTCGCCTGGGTGGCCGATCGCTGA
- a CDS encoding aminotransferase class IV, with protein sequence MRVWCNGAMRQGAAIEPGDRGFTLGDGLFETLRWSGGEARHLQRHLARLRAGAAFLDIPLPWSDAELGTAMAAVVHEAGLDQAAIRLSLSRGPSSRGVLPPSDPRPTTIVSAGPLPPAGDVSAVVARSTRRNEHSPLSRIKSLSYLDNVLAAREAAQRGADQALLLNTAGRLAEAAVANLFLVRAGELITPPIVDGALPGIARQLLIERCGAVERPVEVETLLSAESAFLSNSLGLRGLTRIDERTMSVDAQRLSALATQIEH encoded by the coding sequence ATGCGGGTGTGGTGCAACGGAGCGATGCGGCAAGGCGCGGCGATCGAGCCCGGCGACCGCGGCTTCACCCTGGGCGACGGCCTGTTCGAGACCCTGCGCTGGTCCGGCGGCGAGGCCCGGCATCTGCAGCGGCATCTGGCCCGGCTGCGCGCGGGCGCGGCCTTTCTCGACATTCCGCTGCCGTGGAGCGATGCCGAGCTCGGTACCGCGATGGCCGCGGTGGTGCACGAAGCCGGGCTGGACCAGGCCGCGATCCGACTGAGCCTGAGCCGCGGGCCCTCGTCGCGCGGCGTGCTGCCGCCCAGCGATCCGCGACCGACGACGATCGTCTCCGCCGGTCCGCTGCCGCCGGCCGGCGACGTTTCCGCGGTCGTCGCCCGCTCGACCCGGCGCAACGAGCATTCGCCCCTGTCGCGGATCAAATCGCTCAGCTATCTCGACAACGTGCTCGCCGCCCGCGAAGCCGCGCAACGCGGCGCCGACCAGGCGCTGCTGCTTAACACCGCCGGCCGCCTGGCCGAAGCGGCGGTCGCCAACCTGTTCCTGGTCCGCGCCGGCGAACTGATCACGCCGCCGATCGTCGACGGCGCCCTGCCGGGGATCGCGCGCCAGTTGCTGATCGAACGCTGCGGCGCGGTCGAGCGTCCGGTCGAGGTCGAGACCCTGCTGTCGGCCGAATCGGCATTCCTCAGCAACAGCCTCGGCCTGCGCGGCTTGACCCGGATCGACGAGCGGACGATGAGCGTCGATGCACAGCGACTGAGCGCGCTCGCGACCCAGATAGAACACTAG
- a CDS encoding alpha/beta hydrolase produces the protein MRHLSAPRLLAALSGRLCLLAALAVPGFASAAEASVAQRDLAYGPDPAQRLDVYSPHRASGAPIVLMVHGGGWRIGDKAARGVVQAKAAHWNAQDRIVVSINYRLLPQADPLQQAADVARALAYVQREAPRWGGDATRLVLMGHSAGAHLVALLAAAPELARAQGARPWSGTVALDSAAYDVEALMRRPHLRLYDQAFGADSRYWREASPTRRLRGAPAPMLLVCSSRRRQSCPQARDYARRAVDLGGRAQVLPLGLDHAAINAELGAEGDYTARVDAFLASLWAPARRD, from the coding sequence ATGCGCCACCTGTCCGCCCCCCGCTTGCTTGCCGCCCTGTCGGGTCGGCTTTGCCTGCTTGCGGCACTCGCTGTCCCTGGATTCGCATCGGCGGCCGAGGCCTCGGTCGCGCAACGCGACCTGGCCTACGGCCCCGACCCGGCGCAGCGCTTGGACGTTTACAGCCCGCATCGGGCAAGCGGCGCGCCTATCGTGCTGATGGTCCATGGCGGCGGCTGGCGCATCGGCGACAAGGCGGCACGCGGCGTGGTTCAGGCCAAGGCCGCGCACTGGAACGCGCAGGACCGGATCGTGGTCTCGATCAACTACCGGCTACTGCCGCAGGCCGACCCGCTGCAGCAGGCCGCGGACGTGGCGCGCGCCCTGGCCTATGTGCAACGCGAGGCGCCGCGCTGGGGCGGCGACGCGACACGCCTGGTCTTGATGGGGCATTCGGCCGGCGCGCACCTGGTGGCGCTGCTGGCGGCCGCACCGGAGCTGGCGCGCGCGCAGGGGGCGCGGCCTTGGAGCGGGACGGTCGCGCTGGACAGCGCCGCCTACGACGTCGAGGCCTTGATGCGCCGGCCGCACCTGCGCCTGTACGACCAGGCGTTCGGCGCGGATTCGCGCTATTGGCGCGAGGCTTCGCCGACCCGGCGCCTGCGCGGCGCGCCGGCACCGATGCTGTTGGTCTGTTCCAGCCGACGCCGGCAGTCCTGCCCGCAGGCGCGCGACTACGCCCGCCGCGCCGTCGACCTGGGCGGGCGCGCGCAGGTGCTGCCGCTCGGGTTGGACCATGCGGCCATCAACGCCGAGCTCGGCGCCGAAGGCGACTACACCGCCCGGGTGGATGCGTTCCTGGCCTCGCTATGGGCGCCTGCGCGCCGCGATTGA
- a CDS encoding PatA/PatG family cyanobactin maturation protease encodes MNIPRHEDLGEKTWKDIAALQRETLGSREVRIAVLDGAVDVLHPCFQGAALTALGENQAPSDSPAHQHGTHIASVIFGRGAVSGVAPNCTGLLIKIFDDRPRAGRSFCTQSYLAHAIDLAVGNGADIVTISAGQLIKSAGQPADGLLKRALERCVRNNVLVIAAAGNDGCDCAHIPAALPEVLAVGALGASGAPMRNSNWSDAYRGRGILAPGEHILGARPGGGVRRRSGTSFATPIVAGAAALLMSVQLARYGRIDPRRVRQAMLESARGCERDPDSKHCRQLLSGIMDVAAAHAFLVNSENQKEHGMSDPTSTHATPQKEQDESMPEANPHALSVANSYDPGRDAGHEDVVAYAADRAYGQEELVKPSSGCTTCKQPQLVYALGELAVEYYSESSRNSFSQSAAGRDIGTYLKANLHEAPSVVWLLKLDGTVLYAITPVGPFAHVTYQKLLDFLGDPDIERISICGYSSGRTIALQSGETVPVLAPDVRGMYSWSTKALLEALADSDDDQALKDGVEDFLSRIYFDFRNNGLSPEDRALNYSATNVFQAASVFKQSLREGRVLEAISVEKSPLAKSDDELYDVKMRFFDPENLMRARRACRFTVDVSDVLPIGVGQPRFWNEV; translated from the coding sequence ATGAATATCCCGCGGCACGAAGATCTCGGCGAAAAAACCTGGAAGGACATCGCCGCACTGCAGCGGGAAACGCTCGGCAGCCGCGAAGTCCGCATCGCCGTGCTGGACGGGGCCGTGGATGTATTGCACCCCTGCTTCCAGGGAGCGGCGCTGACCGCGCTCGGCGAAAACCAGGCGCCATCGGATTCGCCGGCGCACCAGCACGGAACCCATATCGCCAGCGTGATCTTCGGCCGCGGTGCCGTGTCGGGGGTGGCGCCGAACTGCACCGGCTTGCTGATCAAGATCTTCGATGACCGGCCGCGCGCAGGACGCAGCTTCTGCACGCAATCGTACCTGGCGCATGCGATCGACCTGGCCGTCGGCAACGGTGCCGATATCGTCACGATCAGCGCAGGCCAGCTGATCAAGTCGGCGGGACAACCGGCCGACGGACTGTTGAAACGCGCCCTGGAGCGTTGCGTCAGAAACAACGTGCTGGTGATAGCCGCCGCCGGCAACGACGGATGCGATTGCGCGCATATTCCGGCAGCGCTGCCCGAGGTCCTGGCGGTGGGCGCATTGGGCGCGTCCGGAGCGCCGATGCGCAACAGCAACTGGAGCGACGCATACCGCGGCCGCGGAATCCTGGCGCCCGGCGAGCACATCCTGGGAGCCAGGCCCGGCGGAGGCGTTCGCCGCAGAAGCGGCACCAGTTTCGCCACGCCCATCGTCGCCGGCGCCGCCGCGCTGCTGATGAGCGTGCAGCTTGCGCGCTACGGCCGCATCGACCCGCGCCGGGTGCGCCAAGCGATGCTCGAATCGGCCCGGGGCTGCGAACGAGATCCGGACAGCAAACACTGCCGCCAGTTGCTATCGGGAATCATGGATGTGGCGGCCGCTCACGCTTTCCTAGTCAACTCAGAAAACCAGAAGGAGCACGGCATGTCGGACCCTACCTCGACCCACGCGACCCCGCAGAAAGAACAAGACGAGTCCATGCCGGAAGCGAATCCGCATGCCCTCTCCGTCGCCAACTCGTACGATCCGGGGCGTGATGCCGGGCACGAGGACGTTGTCGCGTACGCCGCCGACCGCGCGTACGGCCAGGAGGAGTTGGTGAAGCCTTCGTCGGGATGCACCACCTGCAAGCAGCCTCAACTGGTCTACGCCCTGGGCGAGCTGGCGGTCGAGTACTACAGCGAATCGTCCCGAAACAGCTTCAGCCAGTCGGCCGCCGGCAGGGACATCGGTACGTATCTGAAGGCGAACCTGCACGAGGCGCCGTCCGTGGTGTGGCTGTTGAAGCTGGACGGCACCGTCCTTTACGCCATCACCCCGGTCGGCCCGTTCGCCCACGTCACCTACCAGAAGCTGCTCGATTTCCTCGGCGATCCGGACATCGAACGCATATCCATTTGCGGCTATTCGTCCGGACGGACGATCGCGCTGCAGTCCGGCGAGACGGTGCCGGTTTTGGCGCCTGACGTCCGCGGCATGTACAGCTGGTCGACCAAGGCGCTGCTCGAGGCTCTCGCCGACAGCGACGACGACCAGGCGCTCAAGGACGGTGTCGAAGACTTCCTGAGCCGCATCTACTTCGATTTCCGCAACAACGGCTTGAGCCCGGAGGATCGGGCCTTGAACTACTCGGCGACCAATGTCTTCCAGGCCGCAAGCGTGTTCAAGCAATCGCTTCGTGAAGGCCGGGTGCTCGAAGCCATCTCGGTCGAGAAGAGCCCGCTCGCCAAGTCCGACGACGAGCTGTACGACGTGAAGATGCGCTTCTTCGACCCGGAAAACCTGATGCGCGCCAGGCGGGCGTGCCGCTTCACCGTCGATGTGAGCGATGTTCTGCCGATCGGCGTCGGCCAGCCGCGGTTCTGGAACGAGGTCTAG
- a CDS encoding trypsin-like serine protease — MKSLVALSLALLVSAPLANTAEAKERPFQKMGAKAKFIHGDNLVRDVLPERGGSIDARLQSPRQKAAGLSAVMVTPNGDQYAASMHPEDVAVFEKALRDLELLGRNASTPGNAPMLPALGGGDVRFAPKVVIGTDDRVQITNTVASPYWHIGRIGIGCTGTLITPKHVLTAGHCVSNGAGTWYSSLNFTVAQNGSYQPWGTTSWARAVTTSAWHNSADTNYDYALIVLSSAPHGGNSGWGVYSGGTHTITGYPGEKPFGTMWTHSGTPWTSGSYRLCYTIDTSGGNSGSGISSDGGVYVRGIHTTGSSSQNCGTRLTSTVYNTLQSWISTYP; from the coding sequence ATGAAGAGTCTAGTCGCACTGAGCCTGGCGTTGCTGGTTTCGGCCCCGCTGGCCAACACCGCCGAAGCCAAGGAGCGTCCGTTCCAGAAGATGGGCGCCAAGGCCAAGTTCATCCACGGCGACAACCTAGTGCGCGACGTGCTGCCCGAACGCGGCGGTTCGATCGACGCCCGTCTGCAGAGCCCGCGCCAGAAGGCCGCCGGTTTGAGCGCGGTCATGGTCACTCCCAACGGCGACCAGTACGCCGCCAGCATGCACCCGGAAGACGTCGCCGTGTTCGAGAAGGCGCTGCGCGATCTGGAACTGCTCGGCCGCAACGCGTCGACCCCCGGCAACGCGCCGATGCTGCCGGCCCTCGGCGGCGGCGACGTGCGTTTCGCGCCGAAGGTGGTGATCGGCACGGACGATCGCGTCCAGATCACCAACACCGTCGCTTCGCCGTACTGGCACATCGGCCGCATCGGCATCGGCTGCACCGGCACCCTGATCACGCCCAAGCACGTGCTGACCGCGGGCCACTGCGTCTCCAACGGCGCCGGCACCTGGTACTCCAGCCTGAACTTCACCGTCGCCCAGAACGGCAGCTACCAGCCCTGGGGCACGACCAGCTGGGCCCGCGCCGTCACCACCAGCGCCTGGCACAACAGCGCCGACACCAACTACGACTATGCGTTGATCGTGCTGAGCTCGGCGCCGCACGGCGGCAACTCGGGCTGGGGCGTGTACTCCGGCGGCACCCACACCATCACCGGCTATCCGGGCGAAAAGCCCTTCGGCACGATGTGGACCCACTCCGGAACGCCGTGGACCAGCGGTTCCTACCGCCTGTGCTATACCATCGACACCAGCGGCGGCAACAGCGGCAGCGGCATCTCCAGCGACGGCGGCGTCTATGTGCGCGGCATCCACACCACCGGTTCGTCGAGCCAGAACTGCGGTACCCGTCTGACCAGCACCGTCTACAACACGCTGCAGAGCTGGATCTCGACCTACCCGTAA